The Triticum urartu cultivar G1812 unplaced genomic scaffold, Tu2.1 TuUngrouped_contig_8146, whole genome shotgun sequence genome window below encodes:
- the LOC125531803 gene encoding uncharacterized protein LOC125531803, with translation MGRQAAAAPAVGEKQPHGLAWKIEEGARAGEKEDARELLVHRIVEAIFGDARRGSRPGWIAAAHAPELEEDALELEEDALELEEDARELEVNARELEEDVAGGPDDARR, from the coding sequence ATGGGCAGACAAGCAGCAGCAGCACCGGCGGTAGGGGAGAAGCAGCCGCATGGGCTCGCGTGGAAGATTGAGGAGGGCGCGCGGGCAGGGGAGAAGGAGGACGCGCGCGAGCTCCTGGTCCACCGGATCGTGGAGGCAATTTTCGGCGACGCCCGTAGGGGATCGCGGCCGGGATGGATTGCGGCGGCGCACGCGCCGGAGCTCGAGGAGGATGCACTGGAGCTTGAGGAGGATGCGCTGGAGCTTGAGGAGGATGCGCGGGAGCTCGAGGTGAACGCCCGCGAGCTCGAGGAGGACGTGGCCGGAGGTCCCGACGATGCCCGTAGGTAA